A segment of the Amycolatopsis thermophila genome:
GTGCGCGCAGTGGTGGACAACGGCCTGGCCGGCACCGTCAGGCACCTCATTCCCGCCGGTGCCACCCTGCCGGCGCTGCTGGGCACCGCCGCGGTGGCCGCCGTGCTGGCCAACGTCATCAACAACCTGCCCGCCGTGCTGGTGCTGCTGCCCCTGGCCGCCGTGGCGGGGCCGGGCCTGGTGCTGGCGACCCTCATTGGCGTGAACATCGGCCCGAACCTCACCTACGTCGGGTCGCTGGCAACGCTGTTGTGGCGCCGCGTCCTGCACGAACACGACACCGAACCCGACCTTGGCGAGTTCACCCGACTCGGGCTACTCACCGTCCCCACCGCGCTGATCGTGGCGGTTCTGGGCCTGTGGGCAGCACTGCACCTGATCGGAGGCTGACCCATGACCGTGATCGTCTGGATCGTCGAGGGCACCTGGATGGCCTGCGTCGATGCCGCCGCAACGCTGGCACCGGCCGACTCCGACATCGCGTTGCTCCACGTCACCGTCGAGGAGATCCCCGCCGCCGCGCACGGCGCCTACACCGGCCTCCTCGGTCGCGGCCACCCCGACCGCGACCCCGGCCGGCACGTCGAGGAACTGGCAGCGAGCGCGGCCAAGCAGCTGCTCACCGCCGCCGCGCACCGCCTGCACCGTCCCTCGACGCGGCTACACCGCCGGGGACGACCCGAGCAGGAGGTACTCGACGCCGCCAAGGCCGCCGAACTGCTGATCCTGGCTCGCGACGGCGACCGCAGCCGACCAGGCCCGAAAAGCCTCGGCCGGGCCAGCCGGTTCGTCGTCGATCACGCTCCCTGCCCAGTGCTGCTCGTCTGGCCACAATCGGCGCCCGATACCAGCTCGATCCCACCCGCGCCGCCACACCAACGCTAAGCCTCCCCCATCGTGGTGATCAGGGGTCGGCAGATGGCCGCGCCGCCGAGTGCCGTCACTTCCCGCCGATAGTGATCACGGTTGTGTCCGCTGGGTGCTGTCCAAATCCACGGACGAACGATTGACGAAGGCCTTGCGTGCGGTAGCCACCGGGGGCAGCTCCGCTAAGATCACGCTGCCTGAATCACCGTTCCTCCTTCACCGCACCTTGCCGTCGGTTCTGGCCGGGAGCGTGGCTGGGGGTTGCCTGGCTGAGCGGGAGTGGGCCGAGGATGGGCGGCGTAGAGCCGCTTGCAACATGGCTGAATCAGGGGTGGGAGGTTGTATGTCGCTCTCGCTCTTCGAGATGGCGGTGAGAATATGGGGGTCGGAGTAGATATCCGAAGGGCTGCGGAGCATGCCCATGAGCTCCCAGTAAGCGCGAAACGCGGTGGCGTCAACAGCGGCCGCCGCCCGCAGCTGGGCAAAGCCGACCGGGTGGTCACCACTCGCCCGAGGAGCGGGCGGGGTACCGAGGACAACGTGACGCAAGGCGGCGAGCCTGGCCAGGTCGGTTCTGGCCTGGTCCTGGTAGTACGGGGCGACGTGTTCTGCGATCCGGGCGTCGAGGGCGAGGGTCTGCGCGATGGCGTCGTCGGGATGTTCGGCGAGTACGTCGGTGAGGTCGGCGGCTCCCCATGCGGCCAGGCTCAATCCGCGCCCGAAGGTGGGGTTGGTGGTCGACACCGCGTCGCCTACCGTGAGCAGGCCCGTGGCTAGCGGTGCTCCGTCGACGACGAGGCGGCGGAGCGTGTTGTGGGGTGCGACCATCTGGCGGACCGGGCTGATCGGATCCAAGTAAGGCATCCACGGGGCGTGGGTCGGCAAGGCGCGCAGCACCGCGTCGTACGCGTCCTCATGCGCCAGGGGCCGGTAGCGGTGGTCCGCGGTCAAGGGGGCCACGGCGGTCTGCACGGCCCCGTGGTCGGAGCAGAACAGCACGGCCGTGAACTCGTCGAAAGCCGTTACCACCCGGGTGTTGAGAGGGCCGGGCAGGGCGGCCTGGGTTCGTAACCGGTAGTGGCGTCCGTAGTAGGTGACGCCGCATTCGGCCGAGAGTTTCTCGGCTGGGCGGGCGCCGTGGTGTTGGAGCCACTTGTCGATGGGTGAGCGTCGCCCCGAGGCGTCGACGACCAGGTCGGCTGGTATCTCACCCTGCGCGGTGCGCACGCCGCAGATGTGCGGCACCGGGCCGGCCTGGGCCGACAGGCCGCTGACCCGCTCGGCGCGGATCTCAAGACCGTCCTGGCGGGCGGCGGCTCGGCGCAGGACCAAGTCGAAGGTGGATCGCCGAGCCATGATCGTGGCGAGCCGTTCATCGCCCGGTCGGGCGGGCAGCTGGCGGAGTGTCGGCGGCCGCCGATCCGCCAGCGGGGCCTCGATGGCTCCGGCACGGATCAGGTCGGCCAGGACATCGGGTAGCCGCTCGGCCAGAACGAGGCGGCACCGGCTCATGACGATGTGGGGCTGCACGGCTTGGGGGGCGCCTGGCCGGTAAGCCTCTTCGGCGGCCGTTTCGACATCGGGCACGGGAGCCAGGTTGTCCTGATCAAAGACGACGACGTCGTGGCCTTCTCGGGCGAGCATGAGCGCGGAAAGCAGCCCGGCTGGCCCGCCGCCCACTACGGCTGTCCGCATGACCCCACTCCTCTACTCGACGGGCCAAGCGGTGCGGAACAGGCGGCTACCAGTAGGGGCAGCAGGACCCACTCGGCCAGGGTATGCCGGGATATCCCTCCGAACACGTCGGCGGAGATGCCCAGCACGGGCAGCGCCGCCAGGCTCACATGCAACGCGGCCCTGGGCAGCCAGCGGTTCGGCGCGAGCGGATGCTTCTGCCGGCTGTCAGCTGGCACGACCCGAGATGGAGGGGCCGAGAGTGCGGCGGTCACCGGTTCGTCCCCACGGTTGGTGAGCCCAGGCGGCCGCCGGCAGCCAGGGCGTCGTGGATGGAGTCGAGGAGGCCGTCATGCCCCCACGGTGTTTCGTCGCAGCTGCCCGGAATCCAGGTGTCGTCCACCGTCCGGCCGCCCCAGCCGTACTCCAGGCGGAACCGCGACGGTGAGGCGAAGTAGGCGCTGATGGTGCCGTCGGGTGGGTGGTAGCCCAAGGCGACCGACTGGTTGACACCCTTCTGGCGGGCAGAGTCCATGGCCCGGCCAAGGTCATGGATGCTTTCGGCTTGCACGAAGAGGTGGTCGATACCGGTGATGCCCACGTCGAAGAGGACCAGGCTGTGATGGCGGCCGCCGGCCCGCAAGAACGCGGCGCCGATTCCGGGCATCTGCTCTGAGATCCGCAAGCCCATCACGTCGCGATAGAACCGCAGGGACGCATCCAGGTCGGTGACGCAGAGGGCCACATGGCCGACCCCGAGCTCGCCGGTGACGAAGCCCGACACCCCCGCCGCCGGCTCGAACTCGCGGTCCGAGCGGGCGACCGGTGTGGCGAACTCGACCCGGTTACCTGATGGGTCAGCACACCAGAGCAGCCGATCGACACGTCTGAGGTCGAGCTCTGCGGGCGTGCCCTCCCGAAGGCGGACGCCGGCGTCGTCGAGGCGGTTCGCGGTCGCCTCCAGGGCGGCGGGGGTGGGCACTTCCCATCCGAGATAGCCGAGGCCCGATTGCCCGGCTTCGACGATGATCCGCTGGGAGCGCTCATCGGCACGTAGGCGGACCGCCCCCGACACGTCCTGTTCGGGCCTGAGCCCGAACAACTCGGCGTAGCCGGCCCACTCCTGCGGGGCTTCGGCGTTGATGCCGACATATCCCAATGCCGTTGCCGTCATGATCTCCTCCTATTTGCTGCGTACCACCGTGTAGGAGGAGCATGCGGCGGCCGGGCCCGGCTGCCATCGGGGGTTTCCCCTATCGGCCCCCGATCCTGACCAGGGCGGCGGCCACCTCACCCCGCCGGCGCAGCCCCAGCTTGGCCAGGATCCGCCCCACGTGGTGCTCGATCGTCTTGGGACTCAGATACAGCCGGCGGGCGATCTCCTGGTTGGACAGCCCGGCCGCGACGAGGCGGGCCACGTCCAGCTCCCGCTCGGTCAGCTCCGCCAAGGCGGAGGTCCCGCCGTCGGCGACCCGGGCACCGAGGGTCCGAAGATGCGATCGGGCCGCGGCCGCGGCCATTTCGGCGCCGAGCCGGTTGAAGATGGCCAAAGCAGCCCGGGCCTCGACCTCGGACCAGGACGCATCGGTGCTGGCGACGACCCGAGCGAGCTCGAGGTGCACCGCACCCGCCAGTAGCGGCCTCTCGACGTCCCCCAGGCAAGCGAGCGCGGCCTCGCATTCGGCCGCCGCCGCTTCGGACTCCCCGCGGGCGGCTGCCACTCGGGCGACGGCGAGGCGGGCCTCGGCCGCCAGCGACGAAATCTCGGTCTGCGACGCCGCCAAGGCCAGCGACTCGGCCGCCTCCGCTGCCCGATCCAGGTCTCCGCCGGCAACGGCCGCCTCCACGACCAGCGCCCACAGTGGCACGGCCCGCAGCCGGTCCCCAGAGATCTTGCGAAGCGCGGATAGGGCCGTAGCCACCGCCCGGTCGGCCTCCCCGCGGCCCAAAGCCACGCGGCAGGACGCCTCGGCCAGTTCCAGCCGGTCCTCCCAGCCTTCGAGCAGCGCGGCGGCTTCTTCCACGCGCCCTTGAAGAACCCGCAGCGACACCAAGCTCGACAGGCCCTCCCAGAGGGTCACCGGTGAGGATCGCCGCCCCGCTTCGACCGCCTCTTGTAGCAGAACCTCAGCTTGATCCCATCGACCGCACGTGCAGAGGGCCGCGCCGTACTCGCTGCGGCAATGACTGACCTGGTAGGCGGCCATCGTCAGACCACGTTCGCTCCAATGTTCCTCGAACAGGCGGGTCCACTCCCCGGCCCGGGCGGCATCACCGGTCCGGGCCGCGGCCGACAAGATGGCACAGAACACCGCCGACGTCATCCGCGGATTCGCCACCTCGCCGGCCGTGACCGCCGCGCCCGCCTCGTCCAGGCGGGACAGTCCCTCGGTGATCCGGCCAGCGGAGACCAACGCCAGCCCGCTGTCGGCCAGGGCCCGCACTTCCAGATCGACATCGTCGAAGTCGCGAGCGATCCTCAGGGCCCGCTCGGAGGCGGCCGTCAGCGCGTCGATGTCTGACTCCCAGCAGGCCAGCAGGGCCAACTCCAAGTACCCCTCCTCCAAGCACGGGCCGTGCTCCGCGGCCAGCCGCCGGCCTCTGGCCTGCCAGCCCTTCGCCGCCGCCAAATTTCCGAGGAAGCCGTAATGGACCCGAGCCAGGCCGGCCGCCACCCGGATGGCCGACGGCCGTTGGCCTGCGTTGCGGTAACCACGGAACGCCCGTTCAAGCCAACCCCGCGCCCCCGCAGGATCACCTCTGGCCTCTGACAGCTGAGCCCTGGCCTCGTCGACTTCCGGTACTTCGGATTCGGCCGCCGCGCTGGCCAACAACTCGTCAGCTTCAGCCAGGTCACCCGCCTCCAGGGCGGACCGGCCCGCGT
Coding sequences within it:
- a CDS encoding universal stress protein, encoding MTVIVWIVEGTWMACVDAAATLAPADSDIALLHVTVEEIPAAAHGAYTGLLGRGHPDRDPGRHVEELAASAAKQLLTAAAHRLHRPSTRLHRRGRPEQEVLDAAKAAELLILARDGDRSRPGPKSLGRASRFVVDHAPCPVLLVWPQSAPDTSSIPPAPPHQR
- a CDS encoding NAD(P)/FAD-dependent oxidoreductase; translated protein: MRTAVVGGGPAGLLSALMLAREGHDVVVFDQDNLAPVPDVETAAEEAYRPGAPQAVQPHIVMSRCRLVLAERLPDVLADLIRAGAIEAPLADRRPPTLRQLPARPGDERLATIMARRSTFDLVLRRAAARQDGLEIRAERVSGLSAQAGPVPHICGVRTAQGEIPADLVVDASGRRSPIDKWLQHHGARPAEKLSAECGVTYYGRHYRLRTQAALPGPLNTRVVTAFDEFTAVLFCSDHGAVQTAVAPLTADHRYRPLAHEDAYDAVLRALPTHAPWMPYLDPISPVRQMVAPHNTLRRLVVDGAPLATGLLTVGDAVSTTNPTFGRGLSLAAWGAADLTDVLAEHPDDAIAQTLALDARIAEHVAPYYQDQARTDLARLAALRHVVLGTPPAPRASGDHPVGFAQLRAAAAVDATAFRAYWELMGMLRSPSDIYSDPHILTAISKSESDIQPPTPDSAMLQAALRRPSSAHSRSARQPPATLPARTDGKVR
- a CDS encoding VOC family protein; translated protein: MTATALGYVGINAEAPQEWAGYAELFGLRPEQDVSGAVRLRADERSQRIIVEAGQSGLGYLGWEVPTPAALEATANRLDDAGVRLREGTPAELDLRRVDRLLWCADPSGNRVEFATPVARSDREFEPAAGVSGFVTGELGVGHVALCVTDLDASLRFYRDVMGLRISEQMPGIGAAFLRAGGRHHSLVLFDVGITGIDHLFVQAESIHDLGRAMDSARQKGVNQSVALGYHPPDGTISAYFASPSRFRLEYGWGGRTVDDTWIPGSCDETPWGHDGLLDSIHDALAAGGRLGSPTVGTNR
- a CDS encoding helix-turn-helix transcriptional regulator; the protein is MTVARPLFGSHTILGVARVSRGENQDLEWRRALDAGRSALEAGDLAEADELLASAAAESEVPEVDEARAQLSEARGDPAGARGWLERAFRGYRNAGQRPSAIRVAAGLARVHYGFLGNLAAAKGWQARGRRLAAEHGPCLEEGYLELALLACWESDIDALTAASERALRIARDFDDVDLEVRALADSGLALVSAGRITEGLSRLDEAGAAVTAGEVANPRMTSAVFCAILSAAARTGDAARAGEWTRLFEEHWSERGLTMAAYQVSHCRSEYGAALCTCGRWDQAEVLLQEAVEAGRRSSPVTLWEGLSSLVSLRVLQGRVEEAAALLEGWEDRLELAEASCRVALGRGEADRAVATALSALRKISGDRLRAVPLWALVVEAAVAGGDLDRAAEAAESLALAASQTEISSLAAEARLAVARVAAARGESEAAAAECEAALACLGDVERPLLAGAVHLELARVVASTDASWSEVEARAALAIFNRLGAEMAAAAARSHLRTLGARVADGGTSALAELTERELDVARLVAAGLSNQEIARRLYLSPKTIEHHVGRILAKLGLRRRGEVAAALVRIGGR